A window of the Candidatus Paraluminiphilus aquimaris genome harbors these coding sequences:
- the ctaD gene encoding cytochrome c oxidase subunit I — protein sequence MGDHHHGPAKGLSRWLYTTNHKDIGTMYLWFSFAMFLLGGAFAMVIRAELFQPGMQLVEPAFFNQMTTLHGLVMVFGAIMPSFVGLANWLIPMMIGAPDMALPRMNNWSFWILPPAFLMLASTLLMEGGAPAFGWTFYAPLSTTYAPPSVTFFIFAIHILGVSSIMGSINIIATVMNMRAPGMTYMKMPLFVWTWLITAFLLVAVMPVLAGAVTMMLMDIHFGTSFFSAAGGGDPVLFQHIFWFFGHPEVYIIILPAFGVISQIIPAFSRKPLFGYASMVYATAAIAFLSFIVWAHHMYTVGMPVAGELFFMYATMLIAVPTGVKVFNWVTTMWRGAMTFETPMLFSIGFLVLFTIGGFTGLMLSIAPADFQYHDTYFVVAHFHYVMVAGAVFSMTAAIYFWLPKWTGRMYNETMGKVHFWVSFIGFNVTFFPQHFVGLAGMPRRIPDYALQFADFNMMSSIGAFIYGASQLLFLYNVIAAIVAGKRVSDEKVWDGAEGLEWTLPSPPPYHTFETPPKIEEQPAH from the coding sequence ATGGGCGATCATCACCACGGTCCAGCTAAAGGCCTCTCTCGCTGGCTGTACACAACTAATCACAAAGACATTGGAACGATGTACCTATGGTTCTCGTTCGCAATGTTCCTCCTTGGCGGCGCGTTCGCTATGGTCATTCGCGCAGAGCTCTTCCAGCCAGGCATGCAGCTCGTTGAGCCCGCATTCTTCAACCAGATGACAACGCTCCACGGACTGGTGATGGTATTTGGTGCCATCATGCCGTCGTTCGTCGGTCTTGCTAACTGGCTGATCCCCATGATGATTGGGGCGCCGGATATGGCGCTGCCTCGAATGAACAACTGGAGTTTCTGGATTCTGCCGCCAGCGTTCTTGATGCTTGCGTCTACGCTTCTTATGGAAGGCGGCGCTCCCGCGTTCGGTTGGACGTTCTACGCGCCACTATCAACTACCTACGCGCCACCCTCGGTGACGTTCTTCATCTTTGCGATCCACATTTTGGGTGTTTCATCCATTATGGGTTCAATCAACATCATCGCCACCGTAATGAACATGCGCGCGCCCGGCATGACGTACATGAAGATGCCTTTGTTCGTTTGGACATGGCTGATCACGGCGTTCTTGTTGGTTGCCGTTATGCCCGTTCTGGCGGGTGCGGTGACCATGATGCTCATGGATATCCACTTTGGTACGAGCTTCTTCTCTGCCGCAGGTGGTGGTGACCCCGTTTTGTTCCAGCATATTTTTTGGTTCTTTGGGCACCCTGAGGTTTACATCATTATCCTCCCCGCTTTCGGCGTGATCTCTCAGATCATTCCCGCATTCTCACGAAAGCCCCTGTTTGGCTACGCGTCGATGGTTTATGCGACGGCGGCGATCGCGTTCTTGTCGTTCATCGTTTGGGCGCACCACATGTATACCGTGGGCATGCCTGTAGCCGGTGAGCTCTTCTTTATGTACGCCACGATGCTCATTGCTGTTCCCACAGGTGTGAAGGTGTTCAACTGGGTAACCACCATGTGGCGCGGTGCCATGACGTTTGAAACGCCCATGCTGTTCTCAATCGGCTTCTTGGTGTTGTTTACCATTGGCGGCTTTACCGGGCTTATGCTTTCAATTGCTCCGGCTGACTTCCAGTACCACGACACGTACTTTGTAGTCGCGCACTTCCACTATGTCATGGTGGCAGGAGCGGTATTCTCTATGACCGCTGCGATCTACTTCTGGTTACCAAAGTGGACCGGCCGTATGTACAACGAGACCATGGGTAAGGTGCACTTCTGGGTATCGTTCATTGGGTTTAACGTGACGTTCTTCCCGCAGCACTTTGTCGGTCTGGCGGGTATGCCACGACGAATTCCCGACTACGCACTGCAGTTTGCTGACTTCAACATGATGTCATCGATCGGTGCCTTTATTTACGGTGCGTCGCAGCTGTTGTTCCTTTACAACGTGATTGCCGCGATCGTAGCGGGTAAGCGTGTCTCCGATGAGAAAGTTTGGGATGGTGCTGAAGGCCTTGAGTGGACACTGCCCTCACCACCGCCGTACCACACTTTCGAGACACCACCGAAAATTGAAGAGCAGCCTGCTCACTAA
- the coxB gene encoding cytochrome c oxidase subunit II, with protein MLNARALAAAALLPLSANAQNQINMSTGVSDAGAVITELGAEIFGLHMLIFWICVVIGIGVFGVMLYSIYAHRKSKGVEPAQFHEHTGVEIAWTVVPFAILILMAVPATSTLLEVYDNDDAEMSILITGYQWKWRYEYLDADGENVAFFSNLATSQEEIYNTDDKGENYLLEVDEPLVIPVDTKVRFLITANDVIHSWWVPEIAVKRDAIPGFINEAWTRVLQEGVYRGQCTELCGAYHGFMPVVVHAVSRDEFDGWMAAKQGAAAADAALAAQELSFDELYARGEDVYNASCLACHGAKGEGGLGNAIAGSTIATGGLDAHLSVIVNGVAGSAMQAFGAQLSEVDVAAVTTYQRNAFGNNTGDVVQASDVVSYKEG; from the coding sequence ATGCTTAACGCACGCGCACTAGCCGCGGCGGCGCTCCTGCCGCTATCCGCGAATGCACAAAACCAAATCAACATGTCGACTGGCGTATCTGATGCAGGCGCAGTTATAACCGAACTCGGTGCAGAAATTTTTGGCCTTCACATGCTGATCTTTTGGATCTGTGTGGTGATTGGTATTGGCGTATTTGGCGTCATGCTGTATTCGATTTACGCGCACCGGAAATCAAAGGGTGTGGAGCCCGCTCAGTTCCATGAGCACACAGGCGTCGAGATCGCGTGGACCGTCGTACCATTCGCCATCTTGATCCTAATGGCCGTTCCAGCGACCTCAACACTTCTTGAAGTCTACGACAACGACGATGCTGAAATGAGCATTCTCATTACGGGCTATCAGTGGAAGTGGCGTTACGAGTATTTGGATGCAGACGGCGAAAACGTCGCGTTCTTCTCAAACCTTGCGACGTCGCAAGAGGAAATCTACAACACCGATGATAAGGGTGAGAACTACCTGCTCGAAGTTGACGAGCCGCTTGTTATTCCCGTCGATACGAAGGTGCGTTTCCTGATCACGGCAAACGATGTCATTCACTCATGGTGGGTGCCAGAGATTGCGGTAAAGCGCGACGCCATTCCCGGCTTCATTAATGAAGCGTGGACTCGTGTCCTTCAAGAGGGTGTTTATCGCGGTCAATGCACGGAATTATGCGGTGCGTATCACGGATTTATGCCCGTTGTTGTGCATGCGGTCAGTCGCGACGAGTTCGATGGTTGGATGGCGGCAAAGCAAGGCGCTGCAGCCGCGGATGCTGCGTTGGCTGCACAAGAGCTGTCTTTTGACGAGCTCTATGCGCGAGGCGAGGACGTTTACAACGCAAGTTGCCTCGCTTGTCACGGTGCCAAAGGTGAAGGCGGCTTGGGGAATGCTATTGCGGGCAGCACCATCGCAACGGGCGGTCTCGATGCGCACCTGAGCGTTATCGTTAACGGTGTTGCGGGTAGCGCTATGCAAGCATTTGGTGCGCAGTTGTCTGAAGTCGATGTGGCCGCTGTCACAACGTACCAGCGAAATGCGTTTGGAAATAATACTGGGGATGTGGTTCAGGCGTCTGACGTCGTGAGCTACAAAGAAGGATAA
- a CDS encoding SURF1 family protein: protein MNLRVELDWRTTLATVLLFPTLVSLGFWQLERGDEKAGLITRLEERRLEPPMSLPAALRLPTDDLADRQVTFTGSFNAQDFVLLDNRLRDGRFGYEVVAFVSADALVVPLNLGWIEGDRSRMTTPSPELPDGEHTVRGRIYQPAGDAFLLGENKFPEGRPAIVQQLTLSSWAEPMRAAFERPVFPYEIRLLPAEPTAFRAEWAVVNQTPAKHRGYAVQWFTMALALGLAFIFRSSNLAAWLRHRLVSNGS, encoded by the coding sequence ATGAACTTGCGCGTCGAACTTGACTGGCGAACAACATTAGCCACGGTTTTATTGTTTCCCACCTTAGTCAGCCTGGGTTTCTGGCAGCTCGAGCGTGGTGACGAGAAGGCGGGGTTGATTACGCGTTTGGAAGAGCGCCGGCTTGAGCCGCCTATGTCATTACCCGCGGCGTTGCGATTGCCAACGGATGATCTTGCAGACCGCCAAGTTACGTTTACGGGCAGTTTTAACGCCCAGGACTTTGTTCTACTTGATAATCGACTACGAGATGGTCGTTTTGGCTACGAAGTTGTTGCCTTTGTGTCAGCCGATGCGTTGGTAGTGCCCCTCAATCTTGGCTGGATCGAAGGTGATCGATCTAGGATGACAACGCCGTCGCCCGAATTGCCCGACGGTGAGCACACCGTGCGCGGACGGATTTATCAACCCGCAGGCGATGCCTTTCTATTGGGTGAGAATAAGTTTCCTGAGGGTCGTCCCGCCATTGTGCAGCAGCTCACGCTTTCCAGTTGGGCTGAGCCGATGCGCGCAGCGTTTGAGCGTCCGGTTTTTCCCTATGAAATACGCCTCCTGCCGGCTGAGCCGACGGCTTTTAGAGCAGAATGGGCCGTAGTTAATCAAACACCTGCGAAACATCGGGGTTATGCCGTGCAATGGTTTACTATGGCACTGGCTCTGGGATTGGCCTTTATTTTTCGAAGCAGCAACCTCGCAGCGTGGCTGCGCCATCGACTCGTGAGTAACGGCTCCTAG
- a CDS encoding cytochrome c oxidase subunit 3, with amino-acid sequence MSSAQPTTEYEKYYVPESSSLAVRATIGLVLTVFGGGLVLNEMTFGGTHDTGGTAKYVLFAGLAMFIATLTYWFRTAITENKAGMNSAQLSQSYVLGMFWFIFSEVMFFAAFFGTLLYVRWLAGPWLAGEGEGGRMNFLLWEGFEYTWPPVATPQEVVGGALSQPIANNGEFVSQETSMSFADAHHWYAWLPLWNTIILLTSSVTCEFAHRGLSAGNIKKFEAWLAVTVGLAIIFLFLQAAEYYEAYELFGLTLNSGIYGSTFFMLTGFHGFHVAMGMTMLLIQLIRSVRNKHMTPTDHFGFSASSWYWHFVDVVWVFLFIFVYII; translated from the coding sequence ATGTCTAGCGCCCAACCAACAACAGAGTACGAAAAGTACTACGTACCTGAGAGTTCTAGCCTTGCGGTTAGAGCAACCATCGGCCTTGTGTTGACCGTCTTTGGTGGAGGTCTTGTCTTAAATGAGATGACTTTCGGTGGAACACACGACACCGGTGGTACAGCAAAGTACGTCTTGTTCGCGGGTCTTGCGATGTTCATCGCAACGCTCACTTACTGGTTCCGCACAGCGATTACGGAAAACAAAGCGGGCATGAATAGCGCCCAGCTTAGCCAAAGTTACGTGCTGGGCATGTTCTGGTTCATTTTCTCAGAGGTGATGTTCTTCGCGGCCTTCTTCGGCACGTTACTTTATGTTCGCTGGCTTGCCGGCCCTTGGCTTGCAGGTGAAGGTGAAGGCGGTCGAATGAACTTCTTGTTGTGGGAAGGTTTTGAGTACACGTGGCCACCGGTTGCTACACCTCAGGAGGTGGTGGGTGGTGCGCTTAGTCAACCTATCGCCAACAACGGTGAGTTTGTGTCTCAAGAGACATCGATGTCATTTGCAGATGCACACCACTGGTATGCATGGTTGCCACTGTGGAATACCATTATTCTGCTTACTTCCAGTGTGACCTGCGAATTTGCGCACCGCGGCTTGTCGGCGGGCAATATCAAGAAGTTTGAAGCATGGCTTGCTGTCACGGTTGGCTTAGCAATCATCTTCTTGTTTTTGCAGGCAGCAGAATACTACGAGGCCTATGAGCTCTTCGGTCTGACGCTCAACTCGGGTATTTACGGTTCAACCTTCTTCATGCTGACGGGCTTCCACGGCTTCCACGTCGCGATGGGTATGACCATGTTGTTGATTCAGCTTATTCGCTCTGTTCGTAACAAGCACATGACACCAACAGACCACTTTGGTTTTTCCGCGTCTAGCTGGTACTGGCACTTTGTCGATGTGGTTTGGGTATTCCTCTTTATCTTCGTTTACATTATCTGA
- a CDS encoding DUF2909 domain-containing protein translates to MLKGLIVLLMIALVVTLGFGLYYLMIDRGDVKKTRLVNSLRVRVSIAGTLMALIVYGVATGQLGHQSPWDNRPSAESTE, encoded by the coding sequence ATGCTTAAAGGATTGATTGTCTTACTCATGATCGCCTTGGTCGTTACCTTGGGGTTCGGTCTCTATTACTTGATGATCGACCGGGGTGATGTAAAGAAAACGCGACTCGTAAACTCGCTTCGTGTCCGCGTCAGCATTGCCGGCACACTCATGGCGCTTATTGTGTACGGCGTCGCAACTGGTCAATTGGGCCACCAAAGCCCTTGGGATAACCGCCCCTCAGCTGAATCTACAGAGTAA
- a CDS encoding cytochrome c oxidase assembly protein, protein MRLSQDPTTDTVAKLGAVAVAMFAFVFVVMVPLYNVLCDALGINGKTSSEAYTAVVAQVDESRSIKVQFVATNNDGMPWAFSPDVTEMVVHPGAANDTVFFAANPTAQSMIAQAIPSVSPSRAAEYFHKTECFCFEQQPLDGNSEAEMPLQFIVDQDLPADIRTITLSYTLFDVTALMRDNVASR, encoded by the coding sequence GTGCGACTCAGCCAAGACCCAACGACAGACACGGTAGCCAAACTCGGCGCCGTGGCTGTTGCCATGTTCGCTTTTGTATTTGTGGTGATGGTGCCGCTGTACAACGTGTTATGCGACGCTTTGGGTATTAACGGCAAAACCTCGTCAGAAGCTTACACAGCGGTTGTCGCGCAGGTAGATGAGTCGCGCTCCATTAAAGTGCAATTCGTGGCGACGAATAACGATGGCATGCCCTGGGCGTTCTCGCCTGACGTAACCGAAATGGTTGTGCATCCTGGTGCCGCCAACGATACGGTATTTTTTGCGGCAAACCCAACGGCGCAATCGATGATCGCGCAGGCCATTCCCAGTGTTTCGCCATCGCGAGCCGCTGAATATTTTCACAAGACCGAGTGCTTTTGTTTCGAGCAGCAGCCTTTGGATGGCAACAGCGAGGCTGAAATGCCTTTGCAGTTTATTGTCGACCAAGACCTACCGGCTGATATCAGAACGATCACACTGTCTTACACATTGTTCGATGTGACAGCGCTAATGCGCGACAACGTCGCTTCGAGATAA
- a CDS encoding YheV family putative metal-binding protein, translated as MTNDATPQAPRRPRFIAGAVCPSCKAVDRIVVDLETDERSCVDCGFSEKRPQASAQEPATRVTRGSARLVETTAEPVRLMTPEPPKD; from the coding sequence ATGACAAACGATGCTACTCCTCAAGCACCAAGGCGACCTCGTTTTATAGCGGGTGCGGTTTGTCCAAGCTGCAAAGCGGTGGATCGTATCGTTGTAGATCTTGAAACGGATGAGCGGTCATGTGTCGACTGCGGCTTTTCCGAAAAGCGTCCGCAGGCCTCTGCCCAAGAGCCGGCAACGCGGGTGACCCGTGGAAGCGCCAGATTGGTCGAAACGACGGCCGAGCCGGTGCGACTTATGACACCAGAGCCTCCCAAAGACTAA